A genome region from Myroides fluvii includes the following:
- a CDS encoding NUDIX hydrolase, with translation MPSFIQTQTIQATAQEINLIQDFLPLAVPFCDTTQGENKEQNEVICQLIEQKHFYLFFVDGQLHGCFAFSSPSYETQLTQVYYLPSDQEQEVGIENLQHPKSLFRIAIQEKASEAGFKYLTVLTTPKLASWYAPWGAKQSKIPSPSKNTVAYYLTVINQPWVDLPTAGLVCVKENQLLLAFSKNKQAWYLPGGKIDAQEDSQEALKREIEEELSLVLQPDRLSYLTHIVAPAYGEKKNILMQQDCYKYELDNDTITIANEIGGVQYFTKEEYIQHQIPVPGVLKVFEFLFG, from the coding sequence ATGCCTTCATTTATTCAAACACAAACCATACAAGCTACTGCTCAAGAGATCAATTTGATTCAAGACTTTCTCCCATTGGCAGTGCCTTTCTGCGACACAACTCAAGGTGAAAATAAGGAACAAAACGAAGTGATCTGCCAATTGATTGAACAAAAACACTTCTATTTATTTTTTGTTGACGGACAACTCCACGGGTGTTTTGCCTTTTCTTCCCCCTCTTATGAAACCCAGTTAACTCAGGTGTACTATTTGCCTTCGGACCAGGAGCAAGAAGTGGGGATAGAAAACCTCCAACACCCAAAATCGCTATTCCGAATTGCCATTCAAGAAAAAGCAAGCGAGGCAGGTTTTAAGTACTTAACGGTTCTTACAACTCCTAAGCTGGCATCCTGGTATGCACCATGGGGAGCAAAACAGTCGAAAATACCTTCACCAAGCAAAAATACAGTTGCCTACTACTTAACGGTAATCAATCAACCTTGGGTGGATTTGCCCACCGCAGGATTGGTCTGTGTAAAAGAAAATCAATTGTTACTAGCCTTTAGTAAAAACAAACAAGCTTGGTATCTTCCAGGTGGTAAAATTGACGCGCAAGAAGATAGTCAAGAAGCCTTGAAACGCGAAATTGAAGAAGAGCTGTCTCTCGTTTTGCAACCGGATCGACTTTCGTACTTGACGCATATCGTTGCACCTGCTTATGGGGAAAAAAAGAATATCCTCATGCAACAAGATTGCTACAAATACGAATTGGACAATGACACCATCACCATCGCCAACGAAATTGGAGGCGTACAGTATTTTACCAAAGAAGAATATATCCAGCACCAAATTCCCGTGCCTGGCGTGTTGAAGGTATTTGAGTTTTTGTTTGGATAA
- a CDS encoding helix-turn-helix domain-containing protein, which produces MLDANDVIVRLKQLLGFKTDLELANLLNIKPNTLSSWKVRETLRYDKVIEVCKQYKIDLNELFLVHPNTVYKGALDDRIVKMISVDHQIEYFINSEKSLATSPVCIFPTEEEVSIGFQLGVENMHPTIKVSSYVLSMKIDVAAIKPWHIYVLVVENRGILCYRFKRMMESGELLFVSDNAAFESLTLQADEIREIFAIRAIFLPHVKNLVED; this is translated from the coding sequence ATGTTAGATGCAAACGACGTTATCGTAAGATTAAAGCAATTATTGGGTTTTAAAACAGATTTGGAGTTAGCCAATTTGTTGAACATCAAGCCCAATACATTATCCTCTTGGAAAGTAAGAGAGACTTTGCGTTATGACAAAGTAATTGAGGTTTGCAAGCAATACAAAATTGACTTGAATGAGTTGTTTTTAGTACATCCCAATACGGTTTATAAAGGAGCACTAGATGATCGCATTGTAAAAATGATTTCGGTCGATCACCAGATTGAGTATTTTATCAATTCAGAAAAATCCTTAGCTACTTCGCCAGTCTGTATTTTTCCAACAGAAGAAGAGGTCAGCATAGGATTTCAATTAGGAGTGGAAAATATGCATCCAACCATCAAGGTTAGTTCTTACGTCTTGTCAATGAAAATTGATGTAGCAGCAATAAAACCTTGGCACATTTATGTATTGGTGGTAGAAAATCGCGGTATTTTGTGCTATCGCTTTAAACGCATGATGGAGAGTGGTGAATTGCTGTTTGTTAGCGACAATGCCGCCTTTGAAAGTTTAACCCTACAAGCAGACGAAATTCGCGAGATCTTTGCAATTCGCGCAATCTTTTTACCTCATGTCAAAAATTTAGTAGAAGATTAA